From Impatiens glandulifera chromosome 7, dImpGla2.1, whole genome shotgun sequence:
TTTCACTTATAAAATCGCGCAAATAAACGAGTCTAACTAATAAGATAATTATGACTATACCATCTTCGGATTTGTCAGTCTTGTCTATACTTAATAGAGAACTGAATCTGAAGTAAGAATTCCTACCTTGTTTGGAAGTTTAGAGTCTTGATGCAAAAGGCATACATGAATGCAAAAAACACAGTGAAACCAACCAATCCTCCTGCAATTCCTCCAATAAAATCAGGGTCATACCCGAAATGACTTTCGATATATGATTTGATCGAAGGGTCGGGTTTCACTCCTGGAACCGAAATAGTTGTCTCTACATCGCCATATTGAGATACAATCAATCCATAAACTGTCCATGCTACTGGACAAATCCAGTAGTACCATATCCACCACTTTGGAATCCTCTGAAAAACATAGCACATAACAGTCATTCAAGATTGAGATgttaaaaacttttatattttttttgtctcgGGTTAGACTTACAGGTTTTGGAATGAAGAATCCGGAGAAAAGATTGAAGAGGGCATAGAAAGCTGCTGCGGCTATGGCAGCTACTTGCTGGTTCGGTGTGATGGAAACCGTCAACATACCGTAGTAAGTGAAGTAGAGAAAAGAGAAGAAGGTTATGAAGAAGAACCAAAAGAATTTCCCAACCGCCCATTCGAATCCAATCATCGCGTAAACCATGACAGTAAAGTAAGCCGTTTGGACAAAAACATACGGTAATTCAGCAACCACCTGTGCGAAAGCATAAGGTAGTGCAGAGTACATTCCAGCAGCTCTTTCTCTATAGAAAACCGTTCTTTCTGTAGCTACCAACGGTTGTATTGATCCGCAATTATTAATCCCAACAAACATCACAGCAGAAAACATTCCTCCAATAATTTTCGTTAAATCCGTCGAGCTTTCCCTGCATGGAAACCTTTAAATGAAAATGCCCTGTTTTCGTTTTCCAAGTTGAAAAAGTGAAACTGACCTTTTCTTCCCAACTTGCCAGAAAATCGTTCCCAGCATAAGTCCGGTGACCAATGTGAAGAAGTATCTAACGAGATTATAATCTGGGCTTCTCCAGTAAGTCAGCCATTGTTTCCACAGGCAAAATTTGAATTGTCCCCATGTTGTCTGCGAGTATTGTGTCGAGAAGTAAAGGTCTTTTCCACCTGGTGGAGACACGCTCAGTTCCTTCACTAAAGCCTTGTTTCGCCTGATCATAGATATTAAGTGAGTAGAATTATAGAAGCTGCCATTTTTATAACAATGTTTAGCTTACTGGTATAAGGTTGACGAATTGTAGAGGTCTGCGAAGTTGATCCCGAGCCTCACTTCCGCCGCGATAGAGCTTACTTCCAACATCCATGTTGCAGGATTATACATTTCCTTGATTTTGGGAATTCCGGGGATACCCTCAAAATATTCTATGATCTTATGAGAGTTTCGACCCAAGGGGCCGGAATAAATAATTTGGCCTCCACTTTTCATCAAAAGAAGCTCGTCAAAGGCCTCAAAGATGTCTATACTTGGCTGATGAATAGTGCACACGACGGTTCTTCCTGTATCAACTGTATTCCTAACCGTCCTCATAACAATGGCAGCTGCTCTAGCGTCCAGTCCAGACGTGGGTTCATCCATGAAAATGATGGAAGGGTTAGCAACGAGCTCAACTGCTATCGTCAATCTCTTCCTCTGTTCGGTCGATAGCCCTGTAATCCCGGGGAGACCAACAATGGCGTCTTTGAGGTTGTCTAGTTCGACTAGTTCCATCACTTGGTCCACGAatatcatcttctcattcttgctGACTTCTTTGGGGAGTCGGAGGAAAGCAGAGTAGATTAAGGATTCTCGAACTGTGACTTGGGGAGAATGAATATCGGTTTGTTCGCAGTATCCTGATATTCTGGCGAAGGTTTCTTGTTTCTTGGGGAAACCGGAGATTCTGATGTCACCTTCGATATAACCTCCGGTTTTCCTGCCGGATAGGACGTCCATGAGGGTGGTCTTTCCGGCACCACTCACTCCCATGAGTGCGGTTAGAACGCCAGGCCTAAACGCGCTCGTTATGTCACGGAGTAACTGAAGCCTGTCTTCGGTTACTCCCTGCCCTTTCATTTCAGGAGGCATGTCCACGTAATAATTCACATTGTCGAAAGACATGGCTAGTGGAGTGAACGGAAGCACCATTCCTTTCTTACCTTTGTTTCTATCGATTCCATTGGAATTTGATCGGGTTGTTTCTCCTGAAAGTTCACACTCACATTTAAGGTTCTTTCTCAAGACAAAATGAAAACTTGTTCAAGACTTTCTTAATCCTTACTAGAATTATTTTGAGGGAAAGATTCCTTTGTTTCTTCTTGACTAACTTTCTCTTTGGGTATTACTCCTCGTGCCTTCCCAAGAGCTGTTAATCCAAATAACTCATTATCTTATCATAAAttcaatcataaaaaaaaactccaaaCGGAAAACATTGAATGTAAGTTGAATCCAAGACTTACGGTTTAGGTATGCCAGTGCGAGGGTGAAGAAAATGTTAAAGAGAACTATGAACCCCAAAAGCGCTCCTACTCCAATACAATACCAATTTGGTTCAACAGGTACATCAAAGACATTTAAAACCGCAACACCAAGCTTTGTTACACCGTCCGATGCCTACAGCACATAATTAGATTCAGAGCCGCGTTAAAGATACTACATGAAAGCCGCATCATTAGAGCTAATCAAACAATGAAGAAAATATAACATACCAACTTATTCATCCACCTTGGAGCAAACATCTCATTAACAGCTAATGCATTAAACCCATAAGTCAATGGAGATGCCCAGTAACCCCATTGCCACCACTTTGGAATTTGATCTGAAATATGAGAAAATGTGTTAAAgtaatcaaatttgaataatatgcTCTAGCTCACTCGACTGATATGTTGGATTCAATCATTACTCTATGATTTGCAAGTACCCTATGTTGGAATTCAATCATGTTTCGAGACAAGCTCATGGTGTGTGTCTACTGAATTTCGCTTGACTTAACATAAAAGACTAAAATTGTTCTTGTGaatcattatcattatcattatcacTTTCCTATTCCTCTATAATACATAGGATGAGATGCAGAATCAATAGTTACTTAATCTCCTCCATTCTTTAACTAAATGTAAGAGAATTGATTGAAAGAAACTGTAAATTCTACTTGTGCACTGACCGTATGGAAGGATGAAACCACCGAGCTGGAATATGAGGAGAAGAACAAGAGTTCCACCCGTGTTGGCAATAACAATAGTCCTGAAAACTCCAGAAATGAGCCTGAAGATCCCCGAAGAAGCTTGTTGAATCAAGAATATTATCAGCAGTTGCTTAAAGAACCTGCAGATCAAAGCAAAAGAAAGAATTAAGCAATATACAGACtgaatattattgattgatGACTTAATACCTGTCAACTTCAGGAGCAAAACCGATAGTGTAATAAGTCATGACAAGCCAAACGATGGATTCAAACATTGCAATTGGCATCCGAAGCAAGAAGTTAGGAAGCGTACACGCCCAAGCAGGATGAAACAAGAGATCTCTATGCTTGTAGAAAACAGGGAGTCTTTGTATAGTGAGTGGCAATTCAGCATATCCATTGAACATGTTAACGATCATACTGAACAAGAGAGCACCTATATAAGTTATCCCATCGTTTTCATTCCTCGTATCCAATTCCGTCCTAAGGAAAACCGTCGACGCGATGATcgaaacaatgatgatctgaACAGTTTTGAAAACGTACATGAACGAATTCCTCTTGATGAGCAGCCATTCTTTATCGAAACACGCCTTGAGAAGTTCCAATTTAGGAACCGAGTACCTGTTGAAGACGAGAGCGGCATTGTGGTTTCTACTCTTGTCGAATGGAATCGAGAGCTCATTCTGGAGGCGTAAACCTAAATGGAAGGTTTTAAATCTCTGAACGAACTCACTGACGGTTACGTATCTATAAGGCGTCTCTTTATCGGTCCAATACTGCTCTTGATCCTTCTTGGAGGTAACTTCCTGTAGGAAATCGGCTGCGCCCTTCCTCTCCGGGCAGTTGAAACCACAGGTTTCGAAGAATTGGAGAACGTGTTCTCGAGGGCCCTGGTAGACGATTTGGCCTTCGGATAAGAGGATGATATCGTCGAAGAGATTGAAAGCCTCCGGCGCCGGCTGGAGGAGGGAGATGAAAATGGTGGCGTCTGTGAGATGGACGATTTGTTGTAAacatttgattatttgaaaagtggtTGAACTGTCTAAACCGGTTGATATCTCATCCATGAAAAGTGTCTTTGTTGGACCCACTATCATTTCacctataatttaaaaaacaaataaaaatagacaataaaaaaacaatttaagagTTTAAGGTTGGCTTCATCTACTTTCTATTCGGTTTAAATTTGAGCTCGAATtgagtgaatttatatttacacatttaaattattttatttattatttaaataaatgaatttatataattaattttgtaattataattttttaatgtcatttatttagaattgttttttaaattaattttttatttaattatacatataataataatatataactaatatttgtTAAAGTAAGTCTTacgatataaatataaattatcgaTTTTATGGATTTATAAATTCTCGATTTTAACTTAACcttaaatacatttataa
This genomic window contains:
- the LOC124944760 gene encoding LOW QUALITY PROTEIN: ABC transporter G family member 29-like (The sequence of the model RefSeq protein was modified relative to this genomic sequence to represent the inferred CDS: substituted 1 base at 1 genomic stop codon) yields the protein MELLQSEGRSISSRMASWNVEEVIGSSRRSSRTAEEDEEALRWAALEKLPTYARMRTGILKSIENNDSSKVVHEQIDVRKLDVNVKQDFIDRLFRVAEEDNEKYLNKFRTRIQKVGINLPTAEVRFENLKIEAECYVGNRALPTLANVTMNIFESALDTIGMGAKKTKLTILKDVSGIIKPSRMTLLLGPPSSGKTTLLLALAGKLDPSLKAKGKITYNGHKLNEFVAQKTSIYISQNDVHVGEMTVKETLDFSARCQGVGIREEMLVELMRREKKAGIIPEAEVDLFMKATAMKGVKSSLITDYTLKILGLDICRDTIVGDEMNRGVSGGQKKRVTTGEMIVGPTKTLFMDEISTGLDSSTTFQIIKCLQQIVHLTDATIFISLLQPAPEAFNLFDDIILLSEGQIVYQGPREHVLQFFETCGFNCPERKGAADFLQEVTSKKDQEQYWTDKETPYRYVTVSEFVQRFKTFHLGLRLQNELSIPFDKSRNHNAALVFNRYSVPKLELLKACFDKEWLLIKRNSFMYVFKTVQIIIVSIIASTVFLRTELDTRNENDGITYIGALLFSMIVNMFNGYAELPLTIQRLPVFYKHRDLLFHPAWACTLPNFLLRMPIAMFESIVWLVMTYYTIGFAPEVDRFFKQLLIIFLIQQASSGIFRLISGVFRTIVIANTGGTLVLLLIFQLGGFILPYDQIPKWWQWGYWASPLTYGFNALAVNEMFAPRWMNKLVCYIFFIASDGVTKLGVAVLNVFDVPVEPNWYCIGVGALLGFIVLFNIFFTLALAYLNPLGKARGVIPKEKVSQEETKESFPQNNSSKDXERETTRSNSNGIDRNKGKKGMVLPFTPLAMSFDNVNYYVDMPPEMKGQGVTEDRLQLLRDITSAFRPGVLTALMGVSGAGKTTLMDVLSGRKTGGYIEGDIRISGFPKKQETFARISGYCEQTDIHSPQVTVRESLIYSAFLRLPKEVSKNEKMIFVDQVMELVELDNLKDAIVGLPGITGLSTEQRKRLTIAVELVANPSIIFMDEPTSGLDARAAAIVMRTVRNTVDTGRTVVCTIHQPSIDIFEAFDELLLMKSGGQIIYSGPLGRNSHKIIEYFEGIPGIPKIKEMYNPATWMLEVSSIAAEVRLGINFADLYNSSTLYQRNKALVKELSVSPPGGKDLYFSTQYSQTTWGQFKFCLWKQWLTYWRSPDYNLVRYFFTLVTGLMLGTIFWQVGKKRESSTDLTKIIGGMFSAVMFVGINNCGSIQPLVATERTVFYRERAAGMYSALPYAFAQVVAELPYVFVQTAYFTVMVYAMIGFEWAVGKFFWFFFITFFSFLYFTYYGMLTVSITPNQQVAAIAAAAFYALFNLFSGFFIPKPRIPKWWIWYYWICPVAWTVYGLIVSQYGDVETTISVPGVKPDPSIKSYIESHFGYDPDFIGGIAGGLVGFTVFFAFMYAFCIKTLNFQTR